The following are encoded together in the Drosophila sechellia strain sech25 chromosome 3R, ASM438219v1, whole genome shotgun sequence genome:
- the LOC6607716 gene encoding organic cation transporter-like protein, which translates to MGYDEAIIHLGDFGRYQKIIYFLICLTSIPVAFHKLAGVFLLAKPDFRCALPFENGSSYELPTHLLNLSYPQNERCSYYDVDYTEEYLNGSIPRSSNDTKTCSSYVYDRSKYLNSAVTEWNLVCGRDFMAATSDSLFMLGVLLGSIVFGQLSDKYGRKPILFASLVIQVLFGVLAGVAPEYFTYTFARLMVGATTSGVFLVAYVVAMEMVGPDKRLYAGIFVMMFFSVGFMLTAVFAYFVHDWRWLQIALTLPGLIFMFYYWIIPESARWLLSKGRKDCAIANMQKAARFNKVEISDEALSELLDEGENSEEKAKQKLEDQELDEGPPPSVWDLFCYPNLRRKTLLIFLDWLVTSGVYYGLSWNTNNLGGNVLLNFVISGAVEIPAYIFLLLTLNRWGRRSILCGCLVMAGLSLLATVIIPERMHTLMIACAMLGKLAITASYGTVYIFSAEQFPTVVRNVALGAASMVARISGMMAPFLNFLATIWKPLPLLICGSLSLAAGLLSLLLPETHNKPMLETIADGERFGKKTKGDVYLETGQELRAAEAQPLKGSGETNGSTIANGH; encoded by the coding sequence ATGGGCTACGACGAGGCCATCATCCATCTGGGCGACTTTGGACGCTACCAGAAGATCATCTACTTCCTCATCTGCCTAACATCCATTCCAGTTGCCTTCCACAAGCTGGCCGGGGTGTTCCTGCTGGCCAAACCGGACTTCCGGTGTGCCCTGCCCTTCGAGAATGGGAGTAGCTACGAGTTGCCCACCCACCTGTTGAACCTATCGTATCCGCAGAATGAAAGGTGCTCCTACTACGATGTGGACTACACGGAGGAGTACCTGAATGGCAGCATTCCACGGAGCAGCAACGACACCAAGACCTGTTCCAGCTACGTTTACGATCGGAGCAAGTATCTCAATAGTGCCGTGACCGAGTGGAACCTGGTATGTGGCAGGGATTTCATGGCAGCCACCAGTGATTCGCTCTTCATGCTGGGCGTGCTCCTGGGCAGCATTGTGTTTGGCCAACTGAGCGATAAGTACGGAAGAAAGCCCATCCTCTTCGCCTCGCTGGTAATCCAGGTGCTTTTCGGTGTTCTGGCTGGAGTGGCTCCGGAATATTTCACCTACACGTTCGCCCGGCTGATGGTGGGTGCCACCACTTCCGGAGTTTTCCTGGTGGCCTATGTGGTGGCCATGGAAATGGTGGGTCCGGACAAGCGCCTTTACGCCGGCATCTTCGTCATGATGTTCTTCTCCGTGGGATTCATGCTGACGGCGGTCTTCGCCTATTTCGTCCACGACTGGCGCTGGCTGCAGATTGCTCTAACGCTTCCCGGACTCATCTTCATGTTCTACTACTGGATCATTCCGGAATCCGCCCGCTGGCTGCTCTCAAAGGGACGCAAGGATTGCGCCATTGCCAACATGCAGAAGGCGGCGCGATTCAATAAGGTGGAGATCAGCGATGAGGCTTTGAGTGAGCTGCTCGATGAGGGAGAAAACTCCGAGGAGAAGGCCAAGCAGAAGCTGGAGGATCAGGAGCTGGATGAGGGCCCACCGCCCTCCGTGTGGGATCTTTTCTGCTACCCCAATCTCCGCCGCAAGACGCTGCTCATCTTCCTGGACTGGCTGGTGACCAGCGGCGTGTACTATGGTCTCTCCTGGAACACCAACAACTTGGGTGGCAATGTGCTGCTGAACTTCGTTATCTCGGGAGCCGTAGAGATCCCCGCCTATATATTCCTGCTGCTGACCTTGAACCGCTGGGGCCGGCGATCGATCCTGTGTGGCTGCCTGGTGATGGCGGGTCTAAGTCTCCTGGCCACGGTCATCATTCCGGAGCGGATGCACACCCTCATGATCGCGTGCGCCATGCTGGGCAAGCTGGCCATCACGGCGTCGTATGGAACCGTTTACATATTCTCCGCCGAGCAGTTCCCAACCGTGGTGAGAAATGTGGCTCTGGGCGCCGCCTCCATGGTGGCCCGGATCAGTGGCATGATGGCACCGTTCCTCAACTTCTTGGCCACCATTTGGAAGCCACTGCCGTTGCTCATCTGCGGATCCCTGTCCTTGGCAGCCGGATTGCTCTCCCTCCTGCTGCCGGAGACGCACAACAAGCCCATGCTGGAGACCATTGCGGATGGCGAGCGCTTTGGCAAGAAGACCAAGGGAGATGTCTACCTGGAAACGGGCCAAGAACTGAGAGCTGCAGAGGCGCAGCCACTCAAGGGATCAGGCGAGACAAATGGATCAACCATAGCCAATGGCCACTAG
- the LOC6607717 gene encoding organic cation transporter protein: protein MGYDDVITHLGEFGPYQKRIYYLLCLPAIVCAFHKLAGVFLLAKPDFRCALPYENGSTYELSPHLWNISYPPNERCSYYDVDYTEEYLNGSIPRSSNETKTCSSYVYDRSKYLNSAVTEWDMVCSRSLLSATSDSLFMLGVLLGSFIFGQMSDKLGRKPTFFASLVLQLIFGILAGVAPEYFSYTISRLIVGATTSGVFLVAYVIALEMVGSSYRIFAGVAMQMFFSVGFMLTAGFAYFIHDWRWLQIALTLPGLLFLCYYWIIPESARWLLMKGRKDEAFVIIEKAAKENKVEVPNEIYEQLVDEVAEKKKQDEMAASQPAATVFDLLRYPNLRRKTLLIFFDWFVNSGVYYGLSWNTNNLGGNQLVNFMISGGVEIPGYVLLLFTLNRWGRRSILCGTMMVAGVSLLATIFVPSDMNWLIIACAMIGKLAITSSYGTIYIFSAEQFPTVVRNVGLGASSMVARVGGILAPYLKLLGEIWRPLPLIICGALSLTAGLLSLLLPETLNKPMPETIEDGENFGKKPAPQETAEEGGTQELSGMLNGKSS, encoded by the coding sequence ATGGGCTACGACGACGTCATAACCCACCTGGGTGAATTTGGACCGTATCAAAAGCGCATCTACTACCTTCTCTGCCTGCCGGCCATCGTCTGTGCCTTCCACAAGCTTGCCGGCGTGTTCCTGCTGGCCAAACCGGACTTCCGATGCGCCCTGCCATACGAAAATGGCAGTACCTATGAACTATCGCCCCACCTGTGGAACATATCGTATCCGCCGAATGAGAGGTGCTCCTACTACGATGTGGATTACACGGAGGAATACCTGAATGGCAGCATTCCACGGAGCAGCAACGAAACCAAGACCTGTTCCAGCTACGTTTACGATCGGAGCAAGTATCTCAATAGTGCCGTGACCGAGTGGGACATGGTCTGCAGTCGAAGCCTGCTGAGTGCCACCAGTGATTCGCTCTTCATGCTGGGCGTGCTCCTGGGCAGCTTCATCTTTGGCCAGATGTCCGACAAGCTGGGACGCAAGCCCACCTTCTTCGCCTCGCTGGTGCTTCAGCTAATCTTCGGCATTTTGGCTGGCGTGGCACCCGAGTACTTTAGCTACACGATTTCCCGTTTGATTGTGGGCGCCACCACTTCGGGAGTCTTCCTAGTTGCCTATGTCATTGCCCTGGAGATGGTGGGCTCCTCGTATCGCATCTTTGCCGGCGTGGCCATGCAGATGTTCTTCTCCGTGGGCTTTATGCTCACTGCTGGCTTTGCCTACTTCATCCACGACTGGCGTTGGCTGCAGATTGCTCTAACCTTGCCGGGACTGCTCTTCCTCTGCTACTATTGGATCATTCCGGAGTCTGCCCGTTGGCTCTTGATGAAGGGTCGCAAGGATGAGGCCTTTGTGATCATCGAGAAGGCAGCCAAGGAGAACAAGGTGGAGGTGCCCAATGAAATCTACGAACAGCTGGTGGACGAGGTGGCCGAAAAGAAGAAGCAGGACGAGATGGCCGCCTCCCAACCAGCGGCCACTGTGTTCGATCTCCTGCGCTATCCCAATCTTCGACGGAAAACCCTGCTCATATTCTTCGATTGGTTTGTGAACAGTGGCGTTTACTACGGCCTGTCGTGGAACACCAACAATCTGGGTGGAAACCAATTGGTTAACTTTATGATCTCTGGTGGCGTGGAAATTCCCGGCTATGTGCTGCTCCTCTTCACTTTGAACCGTTGGGGTCGTCGCTCCATCCTGTGCGGTACCATGATGGTGGCCGGAGTTAGTCTGCTGGCCACCATCTTCGTGCCGAGCGACATGAATTGGCTGATCATTGCCTGCGCCATGATAGGAAAGCTGGCCATTACCTCGTCGTATGGAACCATCTATATATTCTCGGCGGAACAGTTCCCGACTGTGGTGCGGAATGTGGGTCTGGGAGCCTCCTCTATGGTGGCTCGCGTGGGTGGCATTCTAGCCCCCTACCTAAAACTGCTGGGCGAGATCTGGCGACCGCTTCCGCTCATCATCTGCGGAGCACTGTCCCTCACCGCTGGCCTGCTGTCCCTGCTCCTGCCGGAGACCCTTAACAAACCCATGCCGGAGACCATCGAGGATGGGGAGAACTTCGGCAAGAAGCCGGCGCCGCAAGAAACCGCCGAGGAGGGCGGCACCCAGGAGCTGTCCGGGATGCTCAACGGAAAGTCGAGCTAA
- the LOC6607718 gene encoding uncharacterized protein LOC6607718 produces MDLPFGTQTPELDVLIVGGGLSGLSSALKILALESTLKVRMIEASDGLGGLMGQNSTRLVDAAQQDMLALLTLIHLSPRRRRSISGRLRRCWDLDRGLTALPAKFELGRYIEMLDLRMPKFRSKRFNLRERVSNMEQHICHHLFFSKSRNFMLNLVQLVCGVPANEVDYDVFMSVCSSCGGLKMLIDFYFTYPTSFDEISTQMLIENILEQLQFIKIILNCRAVRLEHFKNYVQVTDDQGNKHTAQAAILAIPWNKVQKLQFEPRIPKVFLPRTTSRSGQKRRQVISQFQLRYGKSVWTDLGYSGNFLSSQPLVSGHECRMSSFCGYVLHSPEDQDEVLQDVVDLLAEHFGEEMRQPLECQCFTDELNVAQHKPQTKPWHRVIWSSSSAVGTSYRSLMGGAVQSGFRAAVNAVFVVRPQVVSWKDMLVDRPKNGQDIVSAGRIRGLLSRLNLYNVTFYSFFVIGLIWLLNLGYARSI; encoded by the exons ATGGATTTGCCCTTTGGCACACAGACCCCCGAACTAGATGTACTGATTGTGGGCGGGGGCCTTTCGGGCCTGTCCTCTGCCCTGAAAATCCTGGCCTTGGAGAGCACCCTGAAGGTGAGGATGATTGAGGCTAGCGATGGCTTGGGCGGCCTGATGGGCCAGAATAGCACCCGACTGGTGGATGCAGCACAGCAAGACATGCTGGCCCTCCTCACCCTCATCCACTTGTCAccgcggcggcggaggagcaTCAGTGGCAGACTTCGGAGATGCTGGGATCTGGATCGTGGACTGACAGCTCTGCCGGCCAAATTCGAACTAGGACGATACATCGAGATGCTGGACTTGCGAATGCCCAAGTTTCGCTCGAAACGATTCAA TCTTCGGGAACGAGTGTCCAACATGGAGCAGCACATTTGCCATCATTTGTTCTTCAGCAAGTCGAGGAACTTCATGTTGAATCTGGTGCAGCTGGTCTGCGGTGTTCCTGCCAATGAGGTGGACTACGATGTCTTTATGTCCGTCTGCAGCTCCTGTGGAGGTCTCAAAATGCTGATTGACTT CTACTTCACCTACCCCACAAGCTTCGATGAGATATCCACTCAGATGCTGATAGAGAACATTTTGGAGCAGCTGCAGTTCATCAAGATTATCCTAAACTGCAGAGCCGTCAGATTGGAGCACTTTAAGAACTATGTCCAGGTGACGGATGATCAGGGTAACAAGCACACGGCTCAGGCTGCGATCCTGGCCATTCCCTGGAACAAGGTGCAGAAGTTGCAGTTCGAGCCGCGCATACCAAAGGTCTTCCTCCCACGGACGACATCCAGATCTGGCCAAAAGCGCCGCCAGGTGATCAGCCAGTTTCAGTTGCGATACGGCAAGTCCGTTTGGACGGATCTCGGTTACTCCGGCAATTTTCTCAGCTCCCAGCCGCTGGTCAGTGGCCACGAGTGTCGGATGTCCAGCTTTTGCGGCTACGTGCTGCACTCGCCGGAGGATCAGGACGAAGTGCTGCAAGATGTCGTCGATCTGCTGGCCGAACACTTCGGCGAGGAGATGCGCCAGCCACTGGAGTGCCAGTGCTTCACGGATGAGCTGAACGTGGCGCAGCACAAGCCGCAGACCAAGCCCTGGCATCGGGTCATCTGGTCCAGTTCCTCGGCCGTGGGCACCAGCTATCGCAGCCTGATGGGCGGTGCGGTGCAGAGTGGCTTCCGGGCGGCGGTGAATGCCGTCTTTGTGGTGCGACCGCAGGTGGTCAGCTGGAAGGACATGCTCGTCGATCGGCCAAAGAATGGCCAAGATATTGTCTCCGCCGGCAGGATCAGGGGACTCCTCAGTCGCCTCAATCTCTACAATGTCACCTTCTACAGCTTCTTTGTGATCGGACTCATCTGGCTGCTGAACCTGGGTTATGCCAGGTCAATCTAG
- the LOC6607719 gene encoding organic cation transporter protein: MTQSKENPEKNRELISEESLKDLLTKQLEVVGSGGAFVWAIFFLCVTPNILNGFHVSSYTLLGHLPDDQWCGIPELQDTNWTHAQKREIAGKGLDSGGCTVWDWNYGHLAKMSYEAALNYTGHLSQISSPAEVSCRVKGQHEFAHPETTFVADWDLTCDRSIQRTSAQVSISLGKFCGSFSFGILADKFGRKTSFTLGAAFFIVGSFFCTFSPWYSLFLAGRFALGAASSGLFYPAFTMIVENICLKHRSWMSIAFSASYPVGMIILAIVGYVIQPWRHLQLALTIPSLLLILNCYLMSESPRWLISNQRYDRVYKILFRQPSHYQIQPAVAAPSQVASDKKSLEPEEGFSFGQKLKNGPLKSIIELYANSKVRRMIFASYFMFCVTSLSYYVTALNAANLSVSRYLYIIGTGLVDIPSYLVPVIMLRFTGRRLTTMFLFLWTGVSLLLVLAVPAGSTTWIVAFAMLGRFGISATYSVVTLYTAELYPTQIRNSALGTCSTFAHVGSISAPYVVDVLGALGWYIPTTICGCCVLVAGLLTLTLPETGTGKLSDKVESSASSTPMEPAEKQ; encoded by the exons ATGACTCAATCCAAGGAGAATCCGGAGAAGAATCGCGAGCTGATCAGCGAGGAAAGCTTGAAGGATCTGCTCACCAAGCAGCTGGAAGTGGTGGGCAGTGGCGGGGCATTTGTGTG GGCGATCTTCTTCCTGTGTGTCACCCCCAATATACTGAATGGATTCCATGTGTCATCCTACACGCTGCTGGGCCATCTGCCCGATGACCAGTGGTGCGGCATTCCGGAGCTGCAGGACACCAACTGGACACACGCCCAGAAGCGTGAGATTGCCGGCAAGGGATTGGATTCGGGCGGTTGCACCGTGTGGGACTGGAACTATGGCCACCTGGCGAAGATGTCCTACGAGGCGGCTCTGAACTACACCGGCCATCTGTCGCAGATTTCCTCGCCGGCTGAGGTGTCCTGCCGTGTGAAGGGGCAACATGAGTTCGCCCATCCGGAAACCACTTTCGTTGCAGACTGGGATCTCACCTGCGACCGGAGCATCCAGCGTACCTCCGCCCAGGTTTCCATATCCCTAGGCAAGTTCTGCGGATCCTTCTCCTTTGGTATCCTGGCTGACAA ATTTGGTCGCAAAACCTCTTTCACCCTGGGCGCAGCCTTCTTCATTGTGGGCAGCTTCTTCTGTACCTTCTCGCCCTGGTACAGCCTCTTCCTGGCAGGACGTTTCGCACTGGGAGCAGCCTCCTCCGGTCTGTTCTATCCAGCTTTTACCATGA TCGTGGAGAACATCTGCTTGAAGCATCGTTCCTGGATGTCCATTGCCTTCTCAGCCTCCTATCCGGTGGGCATGATCATCCTGGCCATTGTGGGCTACGTCATCCAACCATGGAGGCATCTGCAACTGGCTCTCACCATTCCCTCGCTGCTGCTTATTCTGAACTGCTA CCTGATGAGTGAGTCACCCCGCTGGCTGATCTCAAACCAAAGATATGATCGCGTCTACAAGATTCTCTTCAGACAGCCCAGCCACTACCAAATTCAGCCCGCCGTTGCAGCCCCATCTCAAGTCGCCAGCGATAAGAAGTCG CTGGAGCCCGAAGAGGGATTCTCCTTTGGTCAGAAACTCAAGAATGGTCCCCTGAAGTCCATCATCGAGCTGTATGCCAATTCCAAGGTGCGCAGGATGATCTTTGCCTCGTATTTCATGTTCTGCGTCACTTCGCTGAGTTACTATGTGACGG CTCTCAATGCCGCCAATCTGTCGGTGTCCAGATATCTCTACATCATAGGCACCGGTCTGGTGGATATACCATCCTATCTCGTCCCTGTGATAATGCTGCGCTTCACGGGCCGTCGCCTCACCACCATGTTCCTGTTCCTGTGGACCGGCGTGTCCTTGCTACTGGTCCTTGCTGTTCCCGCCGGCAGCACCACCTGGATCGTGGCCTTCGCCATGCTGGGTCGCTTTGGCATTAGCGCCACCTACTCCGTGGTCACGCTCTACACAGCCGAGCTGTATCCCACCCAGATAAGAAACTCGGCATTGGGAACCTGCTCCACCTTCGCCCATGTGGGCTCCATTTCGGCACCGTATGTGGTCGATGTCCTTGGAGCTCTGGGCTGGTACATTCCAACAACGATTTGCGGCTGCTGCGTTCTAGTAGCTGGCCTACTGACTCTCACGCTTCCGGAAACGGGAACGGGAAAGCTGTCCGACAAAGTTGAGAGCAGTGCGTCCTCCACTCCGATGGAGCCGGCCGAGAAACAGTGA
- the LOC6607720 gene encoding elastase-1 isoform X2, producing MPVSFQSPTMKAALDLSPWSWFYWLLHSFFIISVLESCHAVPIVGGRIVSTVGSTSKYPFMVSLQDVITGNTTNGVSYQHFCGGSLISDRWILSAAHCVWRKNIHNIAAFIGYENIENIGQLEPYGLESVEYIYFQPSNFRNDIALLYMKRRYWSDFGNGLQYAQLPPHGMKPDQNESCRIIGYGATHHAGPCQKKLFEAEVRVIDNQKCRDIIGHIWAPQNGANTVCALGNNQDSCQGDSGGPLICPYGGKDYIYGLVSHGLTCGIPGMPSIYTVTRPYYDWVQLLMQS from the exons ATGCCAGTGTCTTTTCAAAGCCCAACCATGAAGGCTGCTTTAGATCTCAGCCCGTGGAGTTGGTTTTACTGGCTTCTCCATAGTTTCTTCATTATTTCTGTGCTTGAATCCTGCCACGCGGTGCCCATTGTCGGAGGTCGGATCGTGTCAACCGTGG GCAGCACAAGTAAATATCCGTTCATGGTCTCATTGCAAGATGTAATCACGGGAAATACCACAAATGGAGTTTCTTATCAGCACTTTTGCGGTGGCAGCCTAATAAGCGATCGTTGGATTCTATCCGCAGCTCACTGCGTTTGGAGGAA AAACATTCACAACATTGCTGCCTTTATTGGCTATGAGAATATTGAAAACATTGGGCAGCTGGAGCCATATGGTCTGGAGAGCGTCGAGTATATTTACTTCCAACC ATCCAACTTTCGGAATGATATAGCTCTGCTTTATATGAAACGTCGATACTGGAGTGATTTCGGAAATGGCTTACAATACGCTCAACTTCCGCCACATGGCATGAAACCGGACCAAAATG AATCCTGTCGCATTATTGGCTATGGAGCAACCCATCACGCTGGACCATGTCAGAAGAAACTTTTCGAGGCGGAAGTTCGCGTGATTGATAATCAAAAGTGCCGCGATATTATAGGACACATCTGGGCGCCACAGAACGGGGCCAATACGGTGTGTGCCCTGGGCAACAATCAGGACTCCTGTCAGGGAGATTCAGG TGGTCCGCTTATCTGTCCATATGGCGGCAAGGACTATATCTACGGTCTGGTGTCCCACGGACTCACTTGCGGCATCCCAGGCATGCCCAGCATCTATACAGTGACCAGGCCCTATTACGATTGGGTCCAACTACTGATGCAGTCCTAG
- the LOC6607720 gene encoding elastase-1 isoform X1, with translation MPVSFQSPTMKAALDLSPWSWFYWLLHSFFIISVLESCHAVPIVGGRIVSTVGSSTSKYPFMVSLQDVITGNTTNGVSYQHFCGGSLISDRWILSAAHCVWRKNIHNIAAFIGYENIENIGQLEPYGLESVEYIYFQPSNFRNDIALLYMKRRYWSDFGNGLQYAQLPPHGMKPDQNESCRIIGYGATHHAGPCQKKLFEAEVRVIDNQKCRDIIGHIWAPQNGANTVCALGNNQDSCQGDSGGPLICPYGGKDYIYGLVSHGLTCGIPGMPSIYTVTRPYYDWVQLLMQS, from the exons ATGCCAGTGTCTTTTCAAAGCCCAACCATGAAGGCTGCTTTAGATCTCAGCCCGTGGAGTTGGTTTTACTGGCTTCTCCATAGTTTCTTCATTATTTCTGTGCTTGAATCCTGCCACGCGGTGCCCATTGTCGGAGGTCGGATCGTGTCAACCGTGGGCA GCAGCACAAGTAAATATCCGTTCATGGTCTCATTGCAAGATGTAATCACGGGAAATACCACAAATGGAGTTTCTTATCAGCACTTTTGCGGTGGCAGCCTAATAAGCGATCGTTGGATTCTATCCGCAGCTCACTGCGTTTGGAGGAA AAACATTCACAACATTGCTGCCTTTATTGGCTATGAGAATATTGAAAACATTGGGCAGCTGGAGCCATATGGTCTGGAGAGCGTCGAGTATATTTACTTCCAACC ATCCAACTTTCGGAATGATATAGCTCTGCTTTATATGAAACGTCGATACTGGAGTGATTTCGGAAATGGCTTACAATACGCTCAACTTCCGCCACATGGCATGAAACCGGACCAAAATG AATCCTGTCGCATTATTGGCTATGGAGCAACCCATCACGCTGGACCATGTCAGAAGAAACTTTTCGAGGCGGAAGTTCGCGTGATTGATAATCAAAAGTGCCGCGATATTATAGGACACATCTGGGCGCCACAGAACGGGGCCAATACGGTGTGTGCCCTGGGCAACAATCAGGACTCCTGTCAGGGAGATTCAGG TGGTCCGCTTATCTGTCCATATGGCGGCAAGGACTATATCTACGGTCTGGTGTCCCACGGACTCACTTGCGGCATCCCAGGCATGCCCAGCATCTATACAGTGACCAGGCCCTATTACGATTGGGTCCAACTACTGATGCAGTCCTAG
- the LOC6607720 gene encoding acrosin isoform X3 yields MVSLQDVITGNTTNGVSYQHFCGGSLISDRWILSAAHCVWRKNIHNIAAFIGYENIENIGQLEPYGLESVEYIYFQPSNFRNDIALLYMKRRYWSDFGNGLQYAQLPPHGMKPDQNESCRIIGYGATHHAGPCQKKLFEAEVRVIDNQKCRDIIGHIWAPQNGANTVCALGNNQDSCQGDSGGPLICPYGGKDYIYGLVSHGLTCGIPGMPSIYTVTRPYYDWVQLLMQS; encoded by the exons ATGGTCTCATTGCAAGATGTAATCACGGGAAATACCACAAATGGAGTTTCTTATCAGCACTTTTGCGGTGGCAGCCTAATAAGCGATCGTTGGATTCTATCCGCAGCTCACTGCGTTTGGAGGAA AAACATTCACAACATTGCTGCCTTTATTGGCTATGAGAATATTGAAAACATTGGGCAGCTGGAGCCATATGGTCTGGAGAGCGTCGAGTATATTTACTTCCAACC ATCCAACTTTCGGAATGATATAGCTCTGCTTTATATGAAACGTCGATACTGGAGTGATTTCGGAAATGGCTTACAATACGCTCAACTTCCGCCACATGGCATGAAACCGGACCAAAATG AATCCTGTCGCATTATTGGCTATGGAGCAACCCATCACGCTGGACCATGTCAGAAGAAACTTTTCGAGGCGGAAGTTCGCGTGATTGATAATCAAAAGTGCCGCGATATTATAGGACACATCTGGGCGCCACAGAACGGGGCCAATACGGTGTGTGCCCTGGGCAACAATCAGGACTCCTGTCAGGGAGATTCAGG TGGTCCGCTTATCTGTCCATATGGCGGCAAGGACTATATCTACGGTCTGGTGTCCCACGGACTCACTTGCGGCATCCCAGGCATGCCCAGCATCTATACAGTGACCAGGCCCTATTACGATTGGGTCCAACTACTGATGCAGTCCTAG
- the LOC6607721 gene encoding uridine-cytidine kinase isoform X2 codes for MQDLRNADTLRLPNGDGAAANDEVKSPFLIGVAGGTASGKSTVCKKIMEQLGQAEMDHTQRQVVSISQDSFYRELTPAEKAKAQKGLFNFDHPDAFNEELMYSTLQNILKGHKVEIPSYDYRTNSLDFENVLVIYPADVVLFEGILVFYFPKIRELFHMKLFVDTDSDTRLARRVPRDINERGRDLDAVLTQYMTFVKPAFEEFCSPTKKFADVIIPRGADNTVAIDLIVHHIGEILATTNSAQHSNTVRVAASSMKRDH; via the exons ATGCAAGATTTGAGGAACGCCGACACGCTGCGACTGCCAAATGGCGACGGAGCAGCAGCCAACGACGAGGTCAAGTCGCCGTTTCTGATCGGCGTGGCCGGCGGAACGGCCAGCGGCAAGTCCACCGTGTGCAAAAAGATCATGGAGCAACTTGGGCAGGCGGAAATGGATCACACGCAGCGCCAGGTGGTGTCCATTAGCCAGGACAGCTTCTACCGTGAACTGACGCCCGCCGAGAAGGCCAAGGCCCAGAAGGGCCTCTTCAACTTCGATCATCCGGATGCCTTCAATGAGGAGCTTATGTACAGCACGCTTCAGAACATCCTAAAGGGCCATAAAGTGGAGATACCCAGCTACGACTACCGCACCAACTCGCT CGACTTTGAAAACGTTCTGGTTATCTACCCAGCTGATGTGGTCTTGTTCGAGGGCATCTTGGTATTTTACTTCCCCAAGATACGCGAACTGTTCCACATGAAGCTGTTCGTGGACACAGACTCCGATACCAGATTGGCCAGGAGGG TGCCACGTGATATCAATGAGCGTGGTCGGGACTTGGATGCTGTGCTCACGCAGTATATGACCTTCGTAAAGCCGGCTTTCGAGGAGTTCTGCTCGCCC ACGAAAAAGTTTGCTGACGTTATTATACCACGAGGCGCCGACAACACAG TTGCCATTGATCTTATTGTACACCATATCGGGGAGATTCTCGCCACTACCAACAGCGCACAGCACAGCAACACAGTCAGGGTAGCGGCGTCTAGCATGAAGCGAGATCACTAA